The Salvelinus fontinalis isolate EN_2023a chromosome 31, ASM2944872v1, whole genome shotgun sequence genome has a window encoding:
- the LOC129830184 gene encoding angiopoietin-related protein 7-like, with protein sequence MVKMSLRTVALTVTLLLVLTEAWAQNPRKRMAPPKPPKAQCCDEVRSLKVQVANLTSLLEELNRKQEADLMNVVRQMMELDKQNRQQEARVTEAESKYSEINNRVEIMQLQAVESAIQTSSDAVYDCASLYTKNYKISGEYKLPADDFLNTPEINVFCDMESNGGGWTIIQRRKVGLTSFNRDWKQYKNGFGTIRGDFWLGNDNVFRMTRQPSTLRIEMEDWEGQTRFAEYSYFTVKNELNSYKLFIANYSGNAGDSLRYHNNTNFSTKGKDNDKCVDDCASLRKGGYWYNCCTDSNLNGVFYRYGDHIKNSDGITWYGWHGPNYSLKRVEMKIRPQNFQP encoded by the exons ATGGTCAAGATGTCATTGCGGACGGTGGCTCTAACTGTCACCCTGCTGCTGGTGCTGACAGAAGCGTGGGCGCAGAACCCAAGGAAGAGGATGGCGCCACCCAAGCCTCCAAAGGCGCAGTGCTGCGATGAGGTGCGCTCCCTGAAGGTACAGGTGGCCAACCTAACCAGCCTCCTGGAGGAGCTGAACCGCAAGCAGGAGGCAGACTTGATGAACGTAGTTCGGCAGATGATGGAGCTGGACAAGCAGAACCGGCAGCAGGAGGCCCGCGTCACAGAGGCCGAGAGCAAGTATTCCGAGATCAACAACCGGGTGGAGATCATGCAGCTACAAGCCGTCGAGTCTGCCATTCAGACCTCGTCAG ATGCCGTCTACGACTGTGCATCCCTGTACACCAAGAACTACAAGATCTCTGGGGAGTACAAACTGCCTGCAGATGACTTCCTGAATACCCCTGAGATCAAC GTATTCTGTGACATGGAAAGCAATGGCGGTGGATGGACGATCATCCAGAGACGCAAGGTGGGCCTGACCTCCTTCAACCGCGACTGGAAGCAGTACAAGAACGGCTTTGGCACCATCCGCGGAGACTTCTGGCTGGGCAATGACAACGTCTTCCGTATGACAAGGCAGCCCAGCACACTGAGGATAGAGATGGAG GACTGGGAAGGCCAGACCCGCTTTGCAGAGTACAGCTACTTCACAGTGAAAAACGAGTTGAACAGCTACAAACTCTTCATCGCCAACTATAGTGGAAACGCCGGGGACTCTCTGcgctaccacaacaacaccaactTCAGCACCAAGGGCAAGGACAACGACAAATGTGTGGACGACTGTGCTTCACTACGCAAAG GTGGTTACTGGTACAACTGTTGCACTGACTCCAACCTGAATGGCGTGTTCTATCGCTATGGCGACCACATCAAGAACTCAGATGGAATCACTTGGTACGGCTGGCACGGGCCCAACTACTCCCTGAAGAGGGTGGAGATGAAGATCCGGCCACAGAATTTTCAACCATAA